GGGAGCTCATGCCAGCAGCAAACTCGGGAGTGATTGGCTCTCCGtttgctgtggatgctgagaatgTACCCTAAAGGTCACTAAAATGTCGCCTCGACTCTTACCAACTGTGGAATATATTTCCCTGGGTATTTTTGTTGAATAAAACATCTTTTACTAAACGGTCAATGTTGATGAAAGATTTTTTTCTTCAAGCTGCAAGAAAATATATACCTGCCCCTTAATAGGCCAATAACCTGGATAACTGGAATTTCTAAATTAACCTGAAATTTTCAgctaattctttttaaaataaagatgtTAAGTGAAACGATTAAATAGTCACATCCCTGTCAAGGCAAACCTTTCCCAAAAAAGATGAGAACAATTTCGTTTGACATTATTATTTTTTCAGTAAATAGGCAACATAATCCAAGAAAAGCAGGATTTAAATTTGCTGATGCCAGTTCTTTGTCTTTCTATTGCTACAGAATAAGTTTTTTGGAAAACTATATAAATGATATAAGTTATAATATATAATTGCTTAAAGAAATATGGTAGCTATGGTTAAAACCATCATGCAATGTGAGGGCACTGTCTAACTGTAAGTTTTGTTATCCGGTGAACTGTCGTCGGGTCTTGGGGCTTCATGAGCTATTGGGATTGGTTCAATGATCTTCTGTGCACCACCGTATATATTTTTTCTAACGAAGAATAGTTAGTAACagcataaaagtaattcaaaaccgagatttttaaaaaagtacttctaATGATAAAAATCAATTCTGTTTGTGGAATAGTTTCTTTACAAAGTATAAGGTACGGAAACTAAAAGCATGCAGAAGATAGAATAAGTGATTTATCTGTATATCTATACCGGTTGCATATAAGCATCTTGTAACCAGTAAAATATATGAGAAGTATATTACCGTACGTACAGAATATAAATAGCATCattgtattaaaaaaattaaagtgcCATTCCAGAGTCCCGAATTCAACATGTAATCTATAAAACGTCCAAGGTGTGGGTAATATCACGGAAACCCCACTCCATTAGATAGCTTTCTTtaaaagttcttttttaaaattaggaTTTGACAAATACTGCGAGTTTTAAGTTAGTAGCGGTTTGTTTAGAAATCCGATGTATTTCTGAGGGTGAAATAAAATACGCAGTTAGTTGAAATTGCTGTAGCTGCGTTTAGACTCAAATAGCAACCTATAGCCAGAGCTATTTCAAAAAATGAAGTACCTTTGGAGTCATTGAAATTCTCTGGTTACATTTTGAATTTAAAAATGCCCTTGCCACAAATACATTGTAACGGCAGATTCCTGAAATATTGATTCCAATCAATTTCAATCAGTGCAAAACTCGAATAGTTGATATTCCTGAGTTCAATTAAGTTAGAAGTTTTTTGTGCTTGGTAATTTGAAATAAAATATCGGTGCCTGGTAATGAAATATAAAGATTGCCGTATTATTCCCCAAATCTCTCATACGCGAATCTGCGAGCCTGTGCTTCCCATTTCAACAGGAGTTTCAAGATTGCCTGACCGTTAGCTCTGCTTGTCAGAGTTAGAGCCATTTGTTCGCAAATATCTTTGTTTCCAACGCGCTCACACTCATGTTTAAATACACTGTACAGAATTTGTGTCTAGTTAGCAACAGTCACATTCTCATTTTAAATCGTTTACTGTTTAAAAGATTTGTCTGTTTCTCTTTGACTTATACAGATCATTAAAGTTCGGACAAAAAAAATTGCTGCTCTACTTTCAAAAAAGAACTTTTGTGTAGTACTGAACATTTTTGATCGTGTTACTGCAATATTCCCTAATATTGATTGATTTACTTCTTAAAAGGGGCTCTTAAATCTATTTCACAGAACTAAACGACACCCTTTCCCCCGACTTTGCAGCTCTATCTGCACGGTTATAAAGTTTCAACAAGGCTTTTTTCTCTTGCAAAACTTGTTCACCTGAACGATCAAACCCAGTAGACGTGTTAATTAGGTGTCGTTAATTAAAATGCACTATTAAAGCTGCAGCTTGCACTGATAGCCGCGTGGCAACAATGTACTATTGTGTAACACATGCTCAGCATTCTCGAGAATCGTGAAACTGTTCTCATATTGACTTATCATTAATGGGCGTGCCGCCTAAAGCAATGTAGGGTCAGCATGCTTTAAACCGCCAGTGTGAGTGTTGTTCTACTGTTTGGTGCTCAAATCCATTACTGCGAGAATCAGTACAAAATTGTGTTTTGTCACTTGCACAAACTGAATAATCTCCTTGCCTATTAGTATGTGAAAACACAGGTGACTGTCCAATAAAATCAATCTTGCCTGACCATTTACTAAAGTTCGCGGAATGCCTGCCTAGCCCATAACATATACTTGCCATTATTGTATCTATTTTTTGCAACGCTGTTTGTGTCCCTTCTCGTGTTTACTTAGATGGTGCATTGATAGCATAAGTATAATTCTGAGCAATGAAAACGGTTCTAAAGTCTTCACGATGAATTGCTGGATTGTTCCGAAGTTGCAGTAATGTCTTCAAGAGGTGATgtaacataaaagatcctgtagTTCTGATCAAATACAAAGCCGCCGCTTTGAAGACAGCTTTCCTTAAAGTGAAAAGGAAATAGGTAGCCTTCTTACATCATTTGGATCAAATGAAAACCATCATAAAGAAAGCATTTTAAATTAACATTAGAGCCTGCCCGAGAACAGAAGTTTCAGGGTATCTCAGAACCATATTTAGTGCTATAGTAAAGAAATAGCATAATTTTACTTCCAGGAGACTCTGTTTCTTCAGTAATAAATTTGTGTATCAAAACCAATTGTCCTTGGTCATGAAATAATTTATTATTAATGAAGTAGATTAGATTCCAGCGGTAGGTTCTTCAAACATTAATGGTAATAGGAATTGTATTTATATTATGAGTAGCAATCATGTTACTTCTGCAAATTTTACTCATTATGTATTAATTTATGTCTGGATCGTGCGCTGATCACTATATCTAGCCAAATTGGGTTTATGAAGATTCCTTCTGTTTGGTATTTCTAAAGGTTTTATTTTTACCCCACAAATTGTAAAGCTACTTTATGTAAATGTAGTCCAGAGAATTCATATTTCAAGAAAGAAATatcgaaaaataattcaaaatagaAAATAGTGTTTTCTTATAGTTGCGGCTATCGAACATAAACTGCAGAGTTAAAACTTTACTTATTACAGATGTCCCGTTGTCTGTGCAGTTCCTGCTCGGTTTTACAACAGATGAGATATACAGAAATTATGTATTGACGCAGGTCGGCTGTGAAGGAATGCTAATGaaacattttattttccattacaagttaatttcctttagttggcaAGGAGACCGTGCCATCAGCGGTTGAGATGATTTATTCCGGGTAATTAATTAGGGCAATTACACCTACACCTACCTACAACCTGCATTAAAAGGTCATCATTCAACAGCAATGAAGTGAGCTGGATTTAATAGTATATTTATTTACACCCATGTCTAGTTTGGTTCGGGGCTGAAACTGCACTCGAAAATTTGTTTAATCTGTGGATTTTCGATACAGTAACTCTACTGACTGGCCATTCAATCAGCTGTGACTGTTGCAGTTGCCTTTAGGGTAACCTAATGGCAATTAACATTAGTCgatatgaagggatttaaaaaaaaatgcaaactcGAAAATGTATATCCTGAAACAGACATCATTATAAAAATCTGTAGAGATTTATGCAATAATATCACGATTATTGTCTTTTACAAAGTTATTTCAACGTCACTGCAGCAATCTGTTTGTGGTTGCAGTCTCTTGTTCTATCTCAGGGTGATTGTGTAGCTATCTCTAACCAAAGTTCATTTCAAATTTCATGAGCTGACCTGAAATTGAAAGCTAAATCGTTTGATAAatgaaaaatgtaaggaatcttacaacaccaggttatagtccaactgttttatttgaaaatcacaagctttcggaggctttctccttcgtcaggtgagtgtgggattcggattccatggaaggttaccgaaagcttgtgattttcaaataaaacagttggactataacctggtgttgtaggatAAATGAAAAGGCAGCTTTAAGGCCGAGCTGTATTCCAAGTGCGGGTTGTGCCGTACAGCTCCTGTGTGTTGGGTTTAATTTTCATGTTTATACAGAGATAAAtatgaaaaaaataaaatgtgcAATGATATTATAATAATGTTCTTCTCTAAAGTGTCCTTGCGTCAAAACTGCGACCTGTGGAGCTGCGAGCGAAATTGGTGACACTCGAATAAACCGGCGAGAGCTATCAGAAGCATTGCACTGTGTGCAGGGACTCAACGGCGAACATCCGAATCTAGCTGATACGGTCCGAAAAATACTAACCGTTGTTGAAATATATCTCGAACTGGTCTCGGTGTTTCTGTACACATTTATAACAAATGATACATCGACCCACCCACCCCAGACAACCTTAACAGTTcagtgagagtgagaaacacacgGAAGCTTGCAATTTACTCAAAACCTTGAATTTCCCCATTTTTATTTTGCAGTCTGATCGTAACTTAGTGTTCGGAAGTACGCTTTGAATCATTCAtgtaaagttatttttttttggttGAACTCGGGACTTTTCCTAGATCTTCAAGTTTGTCATTTGGCAAATACAGAAAGCAAGAATTTAAAGAAAATGTAAATCTTGAAAATATAAATAGGTTCTGTGTATCGTGTCACTAAAACAACCCAGCGCAAAAGTGGGTGAACTTTAAAGTTACTTTCGTGGATTTTAAATATCGGGTCCTGCAATGTTATGAGGTTTGACTGTATCACCAATAGTGGTGCTGGAAATTAAAGTATGGGGAATACGGACTGGGCGTAATATTTCTTTGAATGTGACCTGATGTCATTTATATTATACTGTTGTATTGCCATTATgaaatatatagatatataataACAGGAAGCAAGGTGACGAGGGTAATTAAGAACAATCTCAGTGGGGAACTCCCTTTAAATGTTATGAAGGGAATCCGGCGCCACAGAGCTTCAATGTAAAATCTGCATTGCAAAATCAGTATAATTCAATCATTATTTCTCAAGCAATGTCTCATGAATTAAGCAATCAAGCACTGATTAACAGATCTTTCGGTAAACAAACCAGCAGAGTATAAGGTTGCATTGCGTGATTGATACTGAATGACATTTCCAAGCGCAATATTGCTTTCTGGTAATATATGGAGAcgtttgaagaagaaaaaaaatgtcaAGCTCTAATGAGATCAGCTCGGTTTTGCCAGACGAGCTCATCTCAGCTGGAAAGTATATTTATCAGAAATGAAAATTGCATTAGACTGGCGTATCTGAACGTTGATACTACAGAGGGCAATGATGATAAATCTGCTCCGATTAAAAGTGCAGTTCCCCTTTCCTGGGACGTACATGGGCCTTATACAACCAGACAAAACGAAAGTACATTGTTTCATTTGATTGACCCTTTGTAATTGTTTCGTCTCGGTAGTACGTCGGTAGAAAGATATGAATGTACATTTAATTTAAATCTACGGAGTGGTGACTCTGCTCCGGAATCAGCCTTGTTACGGGCGTCTCCGCACAGTGTACGATAGATGCAGAAAAGCATTGATGAATAGTTTGCCAATAAATTGCACGCTTGAATTGGGATTCCACTACGTGCAAATGAGTTAAGGTGGAACAAATGGAAGAGCTTTGTGTTGTTGTATTGTACTCTGCCTGTTATAGTGTAACTATAAAGGGAAACAAGACAATGCAGGCTGGAGAGGCCAAAGGAACATGCAAGGATTGTCAACCGTCTCACTGTCTATGTGGTGTATGTTTAATCATTAAGAGTGTCGCTAACgtgacttttttttcctcttgtaaTCTTTTCCAGTTCGACTCCTCAGAGCCACCTAATCCTCAAACTTGTTGTCATTACTTATTTATTGATTGCTTGGCATTTGGGTGTAATTGAGCAAGGCGGCTCTAGCCTGAGGGGGGACCGGCGCTAGATGAGCAATTAAATCAGATTAAGGCAGTCTTTAAAGAGGCGGCTGGCGTGATTGATAACCGCGAACACATTCTTAAATAGAACTGCTACATCAAAAGAAACGCTTAAACACAAGTCTCTAGGAGAGTTCCACCAGCATGAACCAAATCATATTAAAAAAACTTCGGCAGGAGTTTGCCTCTAAATACCTTCCGCCCTATCGTCTTTTAATATTAAAAATCCACAGGAGTGGCAGACACTGTATTAATTAGTGCACCCACCCGTGAAAACTGGGTTTAAAAGAGAATTCTCTTTCGTTGTGTTTGCCCAGTCTCAGTAATTAAACATTCTTAATTGGTGTGTTGCCTGTGGAAATTGTGCAAAGTTTAAAATAATGCTTTTCATATTACACAGTAATTACAGAGTGGAGCCCTTTTAAAGCAATAGACAAAATCAAAGAAAGTATAAAAAGGCCTTTCAAGAGTTACAGGAACCTAATAAAGTATGTCTGTATGGTGCTTTACTTTGCCCCCAGCTACAGCCACAGTGGAGCCAAAGCAATCAGCTCGGAATAAAATAATAGCATTCCTTTTCTCATGCAATTCCACGCTCTCAGTGCAAACTAAAATTATTTTCTCAATTTTCTAAATTATGAAGTGACTTCAAAGGTGATCCACTCCATTGACAGATAGCATTGGGTATTGTTTACATCGTTTTGCAAAACATAATTCCTTATTAGTTTACTATCAGAGCTTTGATGTTTGAATAATTATAATTATCACAACAAACACTTTTTTGCCCAATGATTTTTATCTTTATTATTTCTAGAGAATTCTCAAGCTGAAGTTGATTTAGAAACTTTTACAACTATACTTATGCACTATCCATGATCGTTCAAGTGTTTTTTTCAAACCAGgtatgtccttttctctctcatgtatgCATTTGTAGAGTTATTTGTGCACGTGTTGAATTACCCAGATTGTGTTTTAACATAATTAGCTAAACGAGTCAAACTTAAAACATTCTTATATTGTAGATATGCATATGGGTGTGTACCTAGAAATTGTACAGTGCAACTATCCGATGAAAAACAGCTCTGATTTAAAGGGTAATGTGTCATTTGGCATTGAATTTCATTGACTTTTGTTCTAGCATATAAACTGTATTGATAGTTCcaataaaaatataataaaattgCCTAATCCGATAATGCAGTAAGAACTCCAAAATAAAGGCCTGAATATTCCAATAGATCAGAAGTATTGTATTAATCTCTGACCATGATAATGATTGGAGGAAAATCGACAGAGGATCGTCTCACTTTGGTGTGATTAATGGACTAGGAACATAAAAGTATTATGTTTGAACTAAGGGATAGTGTGGAAATGATTTCGTGACAGAAACAGAACTGGAATTTGTCTGACCTTCAGAAATACACAAAAATTACTACATATGCCAGAAGTTAAATTACATGTGAATTTGGGAGATTTAAAATGAAATGGATGTAACATGATTTTCTGAGCTCTATATTTACTTTGACTATCTACAAACTATTTCTTTTTCGATCGAAGTCAAACCCTGAAGAGATTGCTTAGGTGAGAATTACAAGTTCAAGAGTACCATGTATGTCCACTCATGTGCTATAAGAATATCCAAGATGTGATCTCATCAGGTTTTCATTGTTAACTATCTGCTTCATTAATATAACCAGATTCGACTAACATTTGAATCAAGACAGCTTTGAAAGGCGACACCTTGCACTGTATCATATTGAAACATGGATGTCAAGTAGGGGGAATTACATTATTTTCAACGTGACAATATACATAAATTTGAGCTTCAAACATTTAACTTGTCACACAAGAAAAATGACTCGAGTATCAGAGTTTGGGCGGAATAGCATTGGAATGCGTATTATAAAAGGTGTGAGACCTTAAATACTTAAAATAAACTCGATTCCTAGGTTATCCTTCGGTACAGAATACTAGACATttataagattttattttaacaaGGCAAAAAGTTAAGCATCCGAAATGGTTTTCCTTGAAATAATTTCGTCTCCTACCAGTTAGGTAAGTATAAATAACAGCAAGGACCTTTTCACTAGATACGGTTTTAACACTTTATCCCCGTGTGTTTGTTTTCAGGTGTACTAATGTTTATTTTATGTACCAGGGATGTAATAATGAAAAGTAGATGGACCAGTATAACGTAATATTCAacaattattttaatttattcacAAATATAAGGTATAAGAAATAATAAAtctccatatatatataaaatagtacATAATATCCCTTTCAAAGGGACAGCGATCAAAACAATGTTAAAAGCGCTGGCATCGTTTCAAATATATTTGAAAGTTTTGAGTCTTCTATAATTTTTTTCAAGATAAATGGTACATGCTGTATCCGATAGGAGTGGCATAAAGTCCTACAGGAGGGACTGGGAGCATAGGTCTATGGAAAGGATAAGAGTGTCCATAAAGTGAAGCTCCGTGCATTGGGGAATTCATGGGAAAAGTCAGACTCAACCCCGGGGGTAGCATGGGCTTCGCTGCCATTTTGAACTTTTCCAGTTCGGCTTCTTGCAGTCTCTTTGCTTTGGCCCTGCGATTTTGAAACCAGATTTTAACCTGGGTTTCTGTGAGGTTGAGGGAGCTGGAGAACTCTGCTCTCTCCGCGATGGACAGGTATTGTTTCTGCCGGAATTTGCGCTCCAGAGCCAGGAGCTGAGAGGTGGTGAAGGGCGTCCTGGGTTTCCTGTTGGTTTTGTGCTTTCTCAATGTGCAAGAAGTGGGGCTCAAATGTCCTAGTAAAAATGAATGAAGGACTGATCAATATTTTATGTCCACAGTGGAGTTTATAAACTGATAACATCATTTCCTTAACACATACCATCAACAGTAATAATGACTCTTTAATCATTTCCACGCGCAATATATGTCTAATATTTCATAGAAACACACTATGCAAATCTCTTACCTAAATCATTGGATTGAACTATCCATTGCTTGATTATATATATTCAATTATTTTGCAGATGTATACAATGGTCCCACTAAATCCAATGTTAAAACGCAGTCACTAGTGAGCCTTTCTTCATAGCTCTGCCGATGTTGGGAGTATTCTGAACAAATTGCTCACATCAATTAAACTTGTCCACACGTTGATTTCAATGTTTAATTAGCCGTCAACACGTTTAGTTACAACAGTCGGCAGCCCGTGCATTTTGAAAATACAGAATTAGTGCTTACAGCATCACCACGTTCTACTGTAAATTTAAAGATGAGGCATTAGGTTTATAATATTCTAAGTTATAGTACTGCTCATCTCAGTTGGAGTACGAATGATTTATCTTTTGATTTCTAAAACTCCAAACATTTTGAAagcattaatatatatttttaaaaactaaaatatACATTCAGCATAGATCAAGTAGATACATTAATGTGAAGCAAACTCACTATTTGGAGGCGGAGAATAACTTGAATTTTTGCCCCACGGTACACAATCTTCTTCTTTGCAGTTTTCAGATTTCACTGGAGAACTGTCGTAAGTTTTTATAAAACCTTCCAGTGAGCAGGACGAGTCTATCGGACTCTGcgactccctggccactgacttgGAGGGAAGCTTTTGCGAAGTACTGCCGCCTGCTCCGTCCGAAGGAGGTGAAATACCTCTGTGCGGCTTCCGATCGGACATCAACGCTTCGACACTGAAGGGGAGACTCGACACTTGGACTTTGTGATCGTTCAAAGCAGTTTCAGCAACCCTTTGGCTCTCTGGGTCGGAGACGCTGTTATCCTTCAATGTTAAGCCTTGTGGCGAAGACATCATGAGGAGCAATAAAAAGacataaaaaaaagttacaactCTGGAGAAAGTGATCCTTTACCAAACTAAGCAACTTCCACAACTAAAGGGTCAGAGAGGCATGAAACTGCAGTAAAGGTTGCAAAACTTTACAAGGGGGCGAAACTTTCAGCCAATCAGAGACTTCTGGCCGGGTGGTG
The Heptranchias perlo isolate sHepPer1 chromosome 14, sHepPer1.hap1, whole genome shotgun sequence genome window above contains:
- the LOC137332142 gene encoding homeobox protein MSX-2-like — translated: MMSSPQGLTLKDNSVSDPESQRVAETALNDHKVQVSSLPFSVEALMSDRKPHRGISPPSDGAGGSTSQKLPSKSVARESQSPIDSSCSLEGFIKTYDSSPVKSENCKEEDCVPWGKNSSYSPPPNRHLSPTSCTLRKHKTNRKPRTPFTTSQLLALERKFRQKQYLSIAERAEFSSSLNLTETQVKIWFQNRRAKAKRLQEAELEKFKMAAKPMLPPGLSLTFPMNSPMHGASLYGHSYPFHRPMLPVPPVGLYATPIGYSMYHLS